One window of Chitinispirillales bacterium ANBcel5 genomic DNA carries:
- a CDS encoding YifB family Mg chelatase-like AAA ATPase: MLAKLRSMAVLGIDAFEVGIEADVFDMVPAFTIVGLPDGAIRESRERVMSAVKNCGYEFPPRKVTVNLAPADVKKEGSAFDLPIAVGLLMASGQVTISDLNDFVIVGELSLDGSVKKVKGMLSMAICARDMGIKGMIIPKDNAREASVAEGVSIYPVENLSEAIAFLQKLEPITPHSTDLGALFNQARKYGVDFKDVKGQEHVKRALMVAAAGSHNILMIGPPGSGKTMLARRLPTILPDLSLNEALETTKIHSVAGLLDSSTPLLAVRPYRSPHHTISDAGLIGGGSYPRPGEVSLSHHGVLFLDELPEFNKNVLENLRQPLEDGRVTISRAAMSLSYPARFMLAVALNPCPCGYYTDTRHNCTCAPPQIQRYMSKISGPLLDRIDIHIEVPALTYEELSQKTPGLDSTSLRNQVCQARSIQLERFGGKKKIFCNAHMESRHIRKYCDLDDSCLERLKSAIEKLGLSARAYDRILKVARTIADIEGEECIRSPHISEAIQYRSLDRKLWLGDT; encoded by the coding sequence ATGCTTGCTAAACTGCGTTCAATGGCTGTTCTCGGTATTGATGCATTCGAAGTGGGTATAGAAGCAGATGTTTTTGACATGGTTCCGGCTTTTACCATTGTGGGATTGCCTGACGGTGCGATAAGGGAGTCTCGGGAAAGGGTAATGTCAGCGGTAAAAAATTGTGGTTACGAATTTCCACCCAGAAAAGTCACTGTCAATCTGGCCCCGGCTGATGTAAAAAAGGAGGGTTCTGCTTTTGATTTGCCTATTGCGGTGGGGCTGTTGATGGCCTCGGGGCAGGTAACCATCTCAGATTTAAACGACTTTGTTATAGTAGGAGAACTTTCACTCGATGGTTCTGTAAAAAAAGTTAAGGGTATGCTCTCTATGGCTATCTGTGCCAGGGATATGGGTATAAAAGGAATGATTATTCCAAAAGATAATGCCAGGGAGGCTTCCGTTGCAGAAGGTGTTTCTATATATCCCGTTGAAAATCTTTCTGAGGCCATCGCTTTTCTTCAGAAACTTGAGCCTATCACCCCACACTCCACAGATCTGGGAGCACTTTTCAATCAGGCAAGAAAATACGGAGTTGATTTTAAGGATGTTAAAGGGCAGGAGCATGTTAAACGGGCTCTTATGGTTGCTGCTGCAGGATCACATAATATTCTTATGATTGGTCCACCTGGTTCAGGAAAAACCATGCTCGCCAGGCGACTGCCCACCATACTGCCCGATCTGTCGCTCAATGAAGCCCTTGAAACTACAAAAATTCACTCTGTCGCCGGACTCCTCGATTCTTCAACTCCACTTTTAGCGGTACGCCCCTACCGCTCACCACACCATACAATAAGTGATGCCGGTTTGATCGGGGGTGGCTCCTATCCCCGTCCCGGTGAAGTGAGCCTTAGTCATCATGGCGTATTGTTTCTTGATGAACTTCCGGAATTCAATAAAAACGTACTTGAAAATCTACGTCAACCGCTTGAAGATGGAAGGGTTACAATTTCCAGGGCTGCAATGTCTCTTTCTTACCCTGCCCGCTTTATGTTAGCAGTGGCTTTAAATCCCTGCCCCTGTGGCTACTATACAGATACAAGGCATAACTGTACCTGTGCACCACCTCAGATTCAGCGCTATATGTCAAAAATTTCCGGCCCCTTACTGGATAGAATCGATATTCATATCGAAGTTCCAGCACTAACCTATGAAGAGCTTTCGCAGAAAACTCCGGGGCTGGATTCTACATCTTTGAGAAATCAGGTGTGTCAGGCCCGTAGCATTCAGCTTGAGCGTTTTGGGGGAAAAAAGAAAATATTTTGCAATGCGCACATGGAGTCTCGGCATATAAGAAAATATTGCGATCTGGATGATAGTTGCCTTGAGCGTCTAAAAAGTGCCATTGAAAAGCTGGGCCTTTCTGCACGGGCCTATGACAGAATTCTGAAAGTTGCAAGAACAATAGCAGATATAGAGGGGGAGGAATGCATACGTTCACCGCATATCTCAGAAGCGATTCAATATAGAAGTTTAGACCGTAAGTTGTGGCTTGGTGATACCTGA
- a CDS encoding T9SS type A sorting domain-containing protein, giving the protein MGKKIIRASRWSWHSAVLLYAKAVTLFFAFFCVVSGQGPKAFGNESLSDGKNFRGRALRASDSTAITNTRLIFSQTYIVMPEYGILPPPYYEPIPPGDARPLYGVIDPGREQYEPPYQGDTFEKGTGTLSESVEEQSLSHNTDNSVTSDHKGNFEINRDLRYSLVTIIAGMVDSVSGDTVDYTTSPQVIYEVNTDSVYSFYFSPVHTTRADYKPAKRAIKELHTVQGQTVTLDMSGWSSTEAPRVSVIDMQGKVIERLGASNGKVISWNTSNTPAGVYFIRLSNHHTSRGIRVVVK; this is encoded by the coding sequence ATGGGAAAAAAGATCATCAGAGCTTCACGCTGGTCCTGGCACTCAGCTGTTTTACTCTACGCTAAAGCCGTTACACTTTTTTTTGCATTTTTCTGTGTTGTAAGCGGCCAGGGCCCAAAAGCTTTCGGCAATGAATCATTATCAGATGGTAAAAACTTTAGAGGAAGAGCTCTTCGTGCATCCGATTCCACAGCTATAACCAACACCAGACTTATCTTCAGCCAAACGTACATTGTAATGCCGGAATACGGTATATTACCACCACCATATTATGAACCCATACCTCCCGGTGATGCACGGCCTCTTTACGGGGTAATTGATCCGGGAAGAGAGCAGTATGAACCACCCTACCAGGGAGATACTTTTGAAAAGGGTACAGGTACTCTGAGTGAATCCGTTGAGGAACAATCTTTATCGCATAATACTGATAACTCCGTTACTAGTGACCACAAAGGTAATTTTGAAATCAACCGGGACCTGAGATATTCATTAGTTACCATCATAGCCGGTATGGTAGACTCCGTTTCGGGAGATACCGTTGACTATACCACCTCACCACAGGTCATCTATGAAGTTAACACCGATTCAGTATACAGTTTCTACTTTAGCCCCGTTCATACCACCAGAGCAGATTATAAACCAGCTAAACGTGCTATTAAAGAGCTGCATACTGTGCAGGGCCAAACGGTCACCCTTGATATGAGCGGTTGGAGCAGTACAGAAGCTCCGCGCGTATCAGTAATTGATATGCAGGGGAAGGTCATAGAGAGACTGGGGGCGTCAAACGGCAAGGTAATTAGCTGGAATACCAGCAACACACCAGCGGGAGTCTACTTCATCAGACTCAGCAATCACCACACATCGAGGGGAATACGGGTAGTGGTGAAGTAA
- a CDS encoding flavodoxin domain-containing protein: MKLLIAYASASGSTSQIAQCIAETMGKQEHITAEAKSVKEVKATEQYDAIILGSAIRMGRPLKEMVTFASKRATVLQTKKVAIFAVCMAPQNDNPESQKDASTYLEPIKQFVKPVSEKLFAGKIDPQKLKLFPRLVLKAVKAPTGDFRDWDGIKTWAKELSVILQEV; encoded by the coding sequence ATGAAACTACTTATAGCATATGCGAGTGCTTCTGGATCAACATCTCAAATAGCCCAATGTATTGCAGAAACTATGGGTAAGCAGGAGCATATTACTGCTGAAGCAAAATCGGTTAAAGAGGTGAAAGCTACCGAACAGTATGATGCCATCATTTTGGGCTCAGCTATAAGGATGGGCCGTCCGCTCAAAGAGATGGTAACGTTTGCTTCAAAACGTGCAACAGTCCTTCAAACAAAAAAGGTTGCTATATTTGCGGTTTGTATGGCTCCCCAAAATGATAACCCCGAAAGCCAGAAAGATGCTTCTACCTATCTTGAACCAATCAAGCAGTTTGTTAAACCTGTATCAGAAAAACTGTTTGCAGGCAAAATTGATCCCCAAAAATTGAAATTATTCCCAAGGTTGGTTTTAAAGGCAGTAAAGGCTCCCACTGGAGATTTCAGGGACTGGGATGGCATAAAAACGTGGGCTAAGGAGTTAAGTGTGATACTTCAGGAGGTCTGA
- a CDS encoding SufE family protein yields MNINEKQNLITTTISALDDWDRYEFLITKGKTHNNLKENFQSEDNLISDCQSQVWISAQIIDGKIFYLVDSDSLIIKGILHLFTEILNNQPAEDVANAELFFLEKSGLHSKLSPSRANGVNGIMSRIKEIAKNFC; encoded by the coding sequence ATGAACATAAATGAGAAACAAAACCTAATCACCACTACTATAAGCGCGCTCGATGACTGGGATCGTTATGAATTTTTGATCACTAAGGGGAAAACGCATAACAACTTAAAGGAAAACTTTCAATCAGAAGACAATCTTATATCCGATTGTCAGTCTCAGGTATGGATAAGTGCCCAAATCATTGATGGCAAAATATTTTATCTTGTTGACAGTGATTCTCTTATTATAAAAGGAATACTACACCTGTTTACGGAGATCCTTAATAATCAGCCCGCAGAAGATGTAGCTAATGCTGAGCTGTTTTTTTTAGAAAAAAGTGGTCTCCATTCAAAGCTTTCTCCCTCCCGTGCCAATGGAGTAAACGGCATAATGAGTAGAATTAAGGAGATCGCAAAGAACTTCTGTTAA